A section of the Methanocaldococcus sp. FS406-22 genome encodes:
- a CDS encoding DNA-directed RNA polymerase subunit L — MEIKILERKDNLVEIELINEDHSLPNLLKDILLTKEGVKMASYSIDHPLLHPETGRYISNPKITIITEEGTDPIEVLKEGLRDIIKMCDTLLDELKEKK, encoded by the coding sequence ATGGAGATAAAGATACTGGAGAGGAAAGATAATCTGGTTGAGATTGAGCTAATTAATGAAGACCACTCATTGCCAAACTTATTGAAAGATATTTTATTAACAAAAGAAGGAGTAAAGATGGCTTCCTATTCAATTGACCATCCATTATTGCATCCAGAAACTGGAAGATACATCTCAAACCCAAAAATAACCATAATCACTGAAGAAGGCACAGACCCCATAGAAGTTTTAAAAGAGGGATTAAGAGATATTATTAAAATGTGTGACACCTTATTAGACGAATTGAAAGAGAAAAAATAA